A genomic region of Ignavibacteria bacterium contains the following coding sequences:
- a CDS encoding DUF4159 domain-containing protein — protein sequence MSVKSIFISDYNLSQKIKAFLSYYRKHLLIFILISFIIHFLPVILNIKYVESIKEVKRPPTTVKFIQRAPRLQKQLELQKAPKVVERTMQRMVPQRSRMATMPRTMTTAVSHGGSALASLGRPGDYVDRTWSPQQAQFYGPNIQMEVENTRMSSKRGVTGLKDNLIDWMNFQDRFSGMIEQGTNKKDVSGFIEFYQLEYRGSKVEDNNQPGWNCIPQALQNLADFINNNTKIKVTLKGSVRLDSRELMNIPIIFMIGYRAEPIYTKEEAQNLGKYLREGGFLFIDDAFAYESGAFNRKARQLIKDALGFDAVFERIPNNHPIYHSWEDFDGPPAGDDNIRPNGMALANPNPAQRLKPVPERYKYLEGVFLNGRLAVVLSSKGYSRAWGDWLKNPSSFGGPQDNTRQLQLGLNIIVFAATQKGGIIEKNKQKVAAELNK from the coding sequence TATTACAGGAAGCATTTGCTCATTTTTATTTTAATTTCTTTTATAATTCATTTTTTGCCTGTAATCTTAAATATCAAATATGTGGAGAGTATAAAAGAAGTTAAGCGGCCGCCTACAACTGTGAAATTTATTCAAAGAGCACCACGACTTCAGAAACAGCTTGAATTGCAAAAGGCTCCAAAAGTAGTAGAAAGAACAATGCAAAGAATGGTTCCGCAAAGATCACGAATGGCTACGATGCCAAGAACAATGACCACAGCTGTCTCGCACGGTGGTTCTGCTCTTGCTTCACTTGGTCGTCCTGGTGATTATGTCGATAGAACCTGGTCACCGCAACAAGCACAATTTTATGGACCAAATATTCAGATGGAAGTTGAAAATACGAGAATGTCTTCTAAACGAGGAGTGACAGGCTTAAAAGATAATCTAATCGATTGGATGAATTTTCAAGATCGCTTTTCTGGAATGATTGAGCAAGGTACGAACAAAAAAGATGTTAGTGGATTTATTGAGTTTTATCAGCTTGAATATCGTGGAAGTAAAGTTGAAGATAATAACCAACCGGGATGGAATTGTATTCCTCAGGCTCTTCAAAACTTAGCTGACTTTATCAATAACAATACTAAAATTAAAGTAACTCTAAAAGGAAGTGTGCGCCTCGACTCAAGAGAGTTGATGAATATTCCAATTATTTTTATGATAGGATATCGTGCTGAGCCAATTTATACAAAAGAAGAAGCTCAGAACCTCGGTAAATATTTACGAGAAGGTGGATTTCTTTTCATTGATGATGCTTTTGCCTATGAATCAGGTGCATTTAATCGAAAAGCAAGACAATTAATTAAAGATGCTTTAGGTTTTGATGCAGTTTTTGAAAGAATTCCAAATAATCATCCTATCTACCATAGCTGGGAAGATTTTGATGGTCCTCCTGCTGGTGACGATAACATCAGACCTAATGGAATGGCATTAGCAAATCCAAATCCTGCTCAGAGACTTAAACCTGTCCCTGAAAGATACAAGTATCTTGAAGGAGTATTTCTCAATGGTAGATTAGCAGTTGTATTATCAAGCAAAGGTTACTCACGTGCTTGGGGAGATTGGTTGAAAAATCCATCGAGCTTTGGTGGTCCACAGGATAATACAAGACAACTTCAACTCGGTTTAAATATCATTGTATTTGCAGCCACTCAAAAAGGTGGAATAATTGAAAAGAACAAACAAAAAGTTGCAGCAGAGTTAAACAAATGA